One genomic segment of Impatiens glandulifera chromosome 6, dImpGla2.1, whole genome shotgun sequence includes these proteins:
- the LOC124944019 gene encoding protein LOL1, translating to MPVPLAPYPTPTVPFTPPPANGTQSQLVCSGCRNLLLYPVGATSVCCAVCNAVTSVPPPGTEMAQLVCGGCHTLLMYIRGATSVQCSCCHTINLAMEANQVAHVNCGNCRMLLMYQYGARSVKCAVCSFVTSVGASTSTTEQKFNS from the exons ATGCCTGTTCCTCTTGCTCCATATCCAACTCCAACAGTTCCATTTACTCCACCACCTGCAAATG GTACGCAGAGTCAGCTTGTTTGTTCAGGATGCCGAAATCTTCTATTATACCCAGTTGGAGCAACCTCTGTTTGTTGTGCTGTATGCAATGCAGTCACATCAGTTCCACCTCCAG GCACGGAAATGGCTCAGCTAGTTTGTGGAGGATGTCACACTTTATTAATGTATATACGTGGAGCAACAAGTGTTCAATGTTCTTGCTGTCACACCATCAATCTAGCTATGGAAG CAAACCAGGTAGCACATGTAAACTGCGGAAACTGTCGGATGCTTCTGATGTATCAGTATGGAGCCAGATCCGTGAAATGTGCAGTCTGCAGTTTCGTTACATCAGTTGGG GCCTCAACAAGTACTACAGAACAGAAGTTCAACAGCTAA
- the LOC124942540 gene encoding hydroquinone glucosyltransferase-like: MATPENKNQKPRMIIIPAPGMGHLIPFVEFAKKMENSHQISSTFIFPDFGFPMKSQKSYLSQALTPSMSIVYLPPVPIVDLPADEFIATRIAHAVTRCVPALRKAIQDLSKSTRFASMIVSYVGTDAFSIADEFNLFKYVFMPIAAMTVALFKYLPVLDASCTCQYKDLTEKIKIPGCVEIDGSDVPDWVEDRESGIYKCLLYHSKRYGEADGILINNFRYFESGAFEFLSGENDPTVYPIGPLLKAGEGSGEDDNGSNWRAWLDRQPVGSVVYVCLGGSGTLSLNQIKEMALGLESSGHRFLWVVRVPSDTVGSVTFFDTQARQDPFNFLPDGFVDRVNESGKGMLVRSWAPQVEILMHESTGGFLTHGGWGSALESVVYGVPMIVWPLFAEHEMISALLSNDGDGLKVAIRVKKDEDGMVGRVELAKMVNDLMNGDEGKRIKENMVRVKEEANLAMRDGASYIELAKKWNNHNVM, encoded by the coding sequence ATGGCGACACCGGAAAACAAAAACCAGAAACCAAGAATGATAATTATACCAGCACCAGGAATGGGTCATCTCATCCCCTTCGTCGAATTCGccaaaaaaatggaaaattctCATCAAATTTCCTCCACATTCATTTTCCCCGATTTCGGTTTCCCCATGAAATCCCAAAAATCTTACCTTTCTCAAGCTCTCACCCCTTCAATGTCCATCGTCTACCTCCCTCCCGTCCCCATTGTAGACCTCCCCGCAGACGAATTCATAGCGACCCGAATCGCCCACGCCGTGACCCGCTGCGTCCCCGCCCTTCGCAAAGCAATCCAAGACCTATCCAAATCGACCCGATTCGCATCCATGATTGTTAGTTATGTGGGTACAGATGCCTTTTCTATTGCAGATGAATTCAACCTTTTCAAATACGTTTTCATGCCAATCGCAGCAATGACAGTGGCTCTTTTCAAGTACTTGCCGGTGCTCGACGCTAGCTGTACTTGTCAGTATAAGGATCTGACTGAGAAGATTAAAATACCCGGATGTGTGGAAATAGACGGGTCGGATGTACCTGATTGGGTTGAGGATCGGGAAAGTGGGATTTATAAGTGTTTGCTTTATCATAGTAAGCGATATGGGGAGGCGGATgggattttaattaataacttcCGGTATTTCGAATCGGGTGCGTTTGAATTCCTATCGGGTGAAAACGACCCGACTGTTTACCCGATCGGGCCGTTACTGAAAGCAGGAGAAGGGTCGGGCGAGGATGACAATGGGTCGAACTGGAGAGCGTGGCTTGACCGACAGCCAGTCGGGTCTGTCGTTTACGTTTGTTTAGGTGGGAGTGGGACACTCAGTTTGAATCAAATCAAGGAGATGGCTTTAGGACTAGAGAGTAGCGGGCATCGGTTCTTATGGGTGGTTCGGGTCCCGAGTGATACTGTGGGCAGTGTTACGTTTTTCGACACTCAGGCACGTCAGGACCCGTTTAATTTCCTACCCGACGGGTTTGTGGATCGGGTCAATGAATCGGGTAAAGGGATGTTGGTTCGGTCATGGGCACCACAAGTGGAGATTCTTATGCATGAATCTACGGGTGGTTTTTTAACACATGGGGGTTGGGGGTCGGCATTGGAGAGTGTGGTGTATGGAGTGCCGATGATAGTTTGGCCTTTGTTCGCCGAGCATGAGATGATTTCGGCATTGCTTTCTAACGATGGCGACGGGTTAAAGGTCGCGATTAGGGTTAAGAAAGACGAGGATGGGATGGTGGGGAGGGTTGAATTGGCGAAAATGGTGAATGATTTGATGAATGGGGATGAAGGGAAAAGGATTAAGGAGAATATGGTTAGGGTTAAGGAGGAGGCGAATTTGGCTATGAGGGATGGTGCATCTTATATTGAATTGGCTAAGAAATGGAATAATCATAATGTTATGTAA